The Magnolia sinica isolate HGM2019 chromosome 10, MsV1, whole genome shotgun sequence genome includes a window with the following:
- the LOC131217597 gene encoding uncharacterized protein LOC131217597: MVREWDIVEFVRDFDTKLTVEEPYKVIAHIQAQPLVDRKIIEAQEGDELLKKMRERARNDGKSEWRIGTDRGLWYRSRLCVPNLQGLREEVLNAAHNSKLAMHPGSTKMYQDLKRNYWWDNMKKEIAEYVFRCLTCQQVKVEHR; this comes from the coding sequence ATGGTGAGAGAATGGGATATAGTGGAATTCGTTCGAGACTTCGACACGAAGTTAACCGTGGAAGAGCCGTACAAGGTCATAGCCCACATTCAAGCCCAACCCCTGGTTGACAGGAAAATCATTGAAGCCCAGGAGGGCGATGAGTTATTGAAGAAAATGAGGGAAAGAGCAAGGAATGATGGAAAGTCTGAGTGGAGGATCGGTACCGATAGAGGGTTGTGGTACCGAAGCCGCCTTTGTGTTCCAAACCTTCAAGGACTACGAGAAGAAGTCCTAAATGCTGCTCATAACTCCAAGTTagcaatgcatcctggtagtaccaaAATGTATCAGGATCTAAAGCGaaattattggtgggacaacatgaagaaggaaatagcagAGTATGTGTTTCGATGCCTCACGTGTCAACAAGTCAAGGTCGAGCACCGTTGA